From a single Entelurus aequoreus isolate RoL-2023_Sb linkage group LG12, RoL_Eaeq_v1.1, whole genome shotgun sequence genomic region:
- the tspan33a gene encoding tetraspanin-33: protein MCGGRGRDEDFSYVSQVVKYALFLFNFIFWLIAMTMIAIGVYARVEKHAETALACLSVDPALMLLVIGVLMFIITFCGCVGSLRENICLLQFFCISLTVIFLLQLVAGVLGFVFSDKARNKVTKMVTNAIVHYRDDIDLQNLIDFGQKEFGCCGAVSYGDWSKNMYFNCTTSNPSRERCSVPFSCCIITKDKVINTMCGQGMQEMEYIKAGDHIYTNGCIDKLVDWIHSNLFLLGGIALGLAIPQLVGIVLSQILINQIKDQIELQNYKFQHSTDPWR from the exons ATGTGTGGAGGGCGTGGACGTGATGAAGACTTTTCCTATGTCAGCCAGGTGGTTAAATATGCGCTGTTTTTATTCAACTTCATCTTCTGG CTCATCGCCATGACAATGATCGCTATTGGCGTTTACGCCCGCGTGGAAAAGCATGCGG AGACGGCCTTGGCGTGTCTCTCGGTGGACCCCGCCTTGATGCTGCTGGTCATTGGCGTCCTCATGTTCATCATCACATTCTGTGGCTGTGTGGGCTCACTGAGGGAAAACATTTGTTTGCTGCAGTTT TTCTGCATCAGTCTGACCGTCATCTTCTTGCTCCAACTGGTTGCTGGTGTGCTGGGATTTGTCTTCTCAGATAAG GCGCGAAACAAAGTCACCAAAATGGTGACCAACGCCATCGTGCACTACAGAGACGACATCGACCTGCAGAACCTCATCGACTTTGGCCAGAAAGAG TTTGGCTGCTGTGGTGCTGTGTCGTACGGCGACTGGTCCAAAAATATGTACTTCAACTGCACTACGAGCAATCCCAGTCGGGAACGCTGCTCTGTGCCCTTCTCCTGTTGCATCATCACCAAAGACAAG gtgATCAACACCATGTGCGGTCAGGGCATGCAGGAGATGGAATACATTAAAGCAGGTGACCACATCTACACCAACGGCTGCATAGACAAACTGGTGGACTGGATCCACAGCAACCTTTTCCTCCTTGGCGGCATCGCCCTGGGACTGGCTATCCCTcag CTCGTGGGCATCGTCCTGTCTCAGATTCTCATTAATCAGATTAAAGACCAGATTGAGCTGCAGAACTACAAGTTCCAGCACAGCACGGACCCGTGGCGCTGA